One window from the genome of Crassostrea angulata isolate pt1a10 chromosome 2, ASM2561291v2, whole genome shotgun sequence encodes:
- the LOC128170802 gene encoding uncharacterized protein LOC128170802 codes for MAEFAEAGKTTLVTSVRKCEKIVSLLYEETVLAVDCQGVYRGPHLRLTLLQIGTSKGDVYLFDIHENKDLLLKGSLRALLESEKIEKVMFKCSKDSGALNHYFQITLQNVFDIQVAYIILEEQKDRKLFPPLLLRNVCRVYSSTDKVSKDEEEIMKICAVESSRFWEERPLTDKMVSVAAGQVIALIPEVYREQKRLIENSGLNQKFKERVLESVKLHIDRTVYTQRKDRINGHVMEILHSIENTCTTNTKLQDFEKDSDERIALQIVDVEIAQKMSEIIQQLKKEYIDSNLDEILEEVESDEAELLVTTSKLRFLNKTRGHPHKLFARKAGRIREKIQNIVLSSIERKYDVGTDVSLLSTCEQEILRDLPIWSDDDTNFPKVIKGLFWRLLDNDLARKSGALHKHKGNYRLNKHFYDRMQKFARGPSSVPIPTHVREKVKKFLDDIGIYKIDTNF; via the exons ATGGCTGAG TTTGCAGAAGCAGGAAAAACGACTTTGGTCACAAGCGtacgaaaatgtgaaaaaatagtTTCTCTCTTATATGAGGAAACAGTGCTGGCCGTAGACTGTCAAGGGGTCTATCGTGGGCCTCACCTCAGGTTGACCCTTTTACAGATTGGGACTTCCAAAGGAGATGTTTATCTGTTTGATATACATGAAAATAAGGATCTTCTTTTAAAAGGTTCGCTGAGAGCTTTGTTAGAATCTGAAAAAATTGAGAAG GTGATGTTTAAGTGTTCGAAGGATAGTGGGGCCCTGAACCACTATTTTCAAATTACTCTGCAGAACGTCTTTGATATACAG GTTGCATATATTATATTAGAAGAACAAAAAGATCGTAAACTCTTCCCACCATTATTGCTGCGCAATGTTTGTCGAGTTTATTCATCCACTGACAAAGTGTCTAAAGACGAAGAAGAAATCatg AAAATATGTGCTGTGGAAAGTAGTAGATTTTGGGAGGAACGCCCATTAACTGACAAAATGGTGTCCGTAGCAGCTGGCCAGGTCATAGCTCTGATTCCAGAAGTATACAGGGAACAGAAACg ACTTATTGAAAACTCTGGATTAAACcaaaagtttaaagaaagaGTTCTTGAGTCCGTGAAGCTGCATATTGATAGAACCGTCTACACACAGAGAAAAGATCGAATCAATGGACACGTTATGGAGATACTACATTCAATTGAAAACACATGCACTACAAACACAAAATTGCAGGACTTTGAAAAAGACAGTGACGAACGGATAGCCTTACAAATTGTTGATGTTGAGATTGCTCAAAAAATGTCCGAAATCATTCAGCAGTTGAAGAAGGAATACATTGATTCTAATTTAGATGAAATTCTTGAAGAAGTCGAATCAGATGAAGCTGAATTACTTGTTACCACAAGTAAACTTAGATTTCTTAACAAAACTCGAGGCCACCCTCATAAATTATTTGCAAGAAAAGCAGGGCGTATaagagaaaaaatacaaaatattgttctttcaaGCATAGAGAGAAAATACGACGTAGGTACAGATGTCAGCTTGTTATCAACATGTGAACAGGAAATATTAAGAGATTTGCCGATATGGAGTGACGATGACACCAACTTTCCCAAAGTTATTAAAGGTCTGTTTTGGCGTCTATTAGATAATGATTTGGCCAGAAAAAGTGGCGCACTTCATAAGCATAAGGGAAATTACAGACTgaacaaacatttttatgatcGAATGCAAAAGTTCGCCCGTGGTCCTTCATCAGTCCCGATACCAACGCATGTGCGCGAAAAGGTTAAAAAATTCTTAGATGACATTGGTATTTACAAAATAGACACAAACTTTTAA